One window from the genome of Cryptomeria japonica chromosome 6, Sugi_1.0, whole genome shotgun sequence encodes:
- the LOC131876735 gene encoding uncharacterized protein LOC131876735: MGEPLENELRTFMENNDRKTQALMEQNEKTSQAFLQALQDMNTTMNTLRNHSNGREENSNHSENTHNTSSSCRIQKPNFLPREGNNREETNNSSMNNTEEIAMAYAKLGPEVREIVSFREFCEAKKNETPRRKPFSRDLKHKVNKLSIPNFDGSGKISAQAWIQKLNTYLNLNPMTENDAVQFAILHLEGLAHEWWYHGTLTQGHDGITTYDEFTQKLIKRFERKHPQKDFKELTLLRQRGTVEEYITEFQKISIRVSGVDEDRLTYLFVEGLKDSIKGLMRALKPPTLDDAIDKALGLEDTSTWEKPSKTFTKNTHTKEWPRKGNTFKEREESKRKNVCYHCHEKWEYGHSCKEGNEIDMLKKKWLCFKCKEKWQPGHICGRKSQAHNLEALSSDEEEELNEPPSKRGKITEDVQVSLAAISVASKHHPFRIKSMIKGKRVIALLDSGATHNFIDKSLVKRLKLTTQEFKGFQVALADGSTSSCNKKIPQLNITLGKHPTKEDFYVVELGDSDVILGIPWIHSLGRFYLDHPKLELCFTQNGQEVLIQGLHDGTTRMVTSKKMERIFRRSQGEWAAQCMVLDKNSNQGEAIHVDIKPIIKKHKKVFEDIPKGLPPKRGFEHTIELEEGVKPVITTPYHHPRGYKEEIEKAIKELLEMGHIQPSSSPFASSVVLVKKKNGTMRMCIDYRALNKKTIKNRYPIPRVDELIDELHGAVYFSKIDLRSGYHQIRVRKEDVPKTAFRCHYGHFEFLVLPFGLTNAPATFQSCMNHIFRGQLRKFLLVFFDDILIYSKTWEAHLRHIDEILGLLEQHSLFAKMSKCEFGMEEILYLGHKISTHGVKVDEEKIEAIKNWPRP; encoded by the coding sequence ATGGGTGAACCATTGGAAAATGAACTTAGAACATTCATGGAAAACAATGATAGAAAAACTCAAGCTCTAATGgagcaaaatgaaaaaacaagtcAGGCTTTTCTTCAAGCCTTACAAGATATGAATACTACCATGAACACTCTTAGAAATCATTCCAATGGCAGAGAAGAAAATTCTAATCATTCTGAAAACACTCATAATACATCTTCCAGCTGCAGAATACAAAAACCCAATTTCCTACCTAGAGAGGGAAATAATAGGGAAGAAACAAATAACTCCTCCATGAATAATACAGAAGAAATAGCCATGGCCTATGCTAAATTAGGGCCAGAAGTAAGAGAGATTGTATCTTTTAGGGAGttttgtgaagcaaagaaaaaTGAGACCCCTAGGAGAAAACCATTTAGCAGGGATCTAAAACACAAAGTAAATAAACTATCAATACCTAACTTTGATGGCTCCGGAAAAATATCAGCCCAAGCATGGATACAAAAACTTAATACATACTTAAATCTCAACCCCATGACAGAAAATGATGCAGTTCAATTTGCCATTTTACACCTAGAAGGTTTAGCCCATGAGTGGTGGTATCATGGCACCCTCACACAAGGTCATGATGGTATAACTACATATGACGAGTTCACTCAGAAACTCATTAAGAGATTTGAGAGGAAACACCCACAAAAAGATTTCAAAGAATTAACCCTCTTAAGACAAAGGGGAACAGTGGAGGAATACATCactgaatttcaaaaaatttccataAGGGTCTCAGGAGTGGATGAGGACAGGCTCACCTATCTTTTTGTGGAGGGACTCAAAGACTCCATTAAAGGATTGATGAGAGCATTAAAACCTCCTACTCTAGACGATGCCATAGATAAAGCATTGGGCCTAGAAGACACTTCAACTTGGGAGAAACCCTCCAAAACATTCACTAAAAATACACATACTAAAGAATGGCCTAGGAAGGGAAACACCTTTAAAGAAAGGGAAGAGAGTAAAAGAAAGAACGTATGTTACCATTGTCATGAGAAATGGGAATATGGTCACAGTTGCAAAGAAGGAAATGAAATAGATATGCTTAAGAAAAAATGGCTATGCTTTAAGTGCAAAGAAAAGTGGCAACCGGGTCACATATGTGGGAGGAAGAGCCAAGCCCACAACTTGGAAGCCTTATCTAGTGATGAGGAAGAAGAACTCAATGAACCCCCAAGCAAAAGAGGAAAAATTACTGAAGATGTGCAAGTATCATTAGCCGCAATTTCCGTAGCTTCAAAACACCATCCATTCAGAATCAAAAGTATGATCAAAGGGAAAAGAGTAATTGCGCTCCTGGATAGCGGGGCTACCCACAACTTTATTGATAAAAGTTTGGTAAAAAGATTGAagctgacaacacaagagtttaagGGTTTCCAAGTAGCTCTTGCAGACGGATCCACTTCCTCATGTAACAAAAAAATCCCTCAATTAAACATAACATTAGGGAAACACCCTACCAAAGAAGATTTTTATGTGGTAGAGTTAGGGGATTCAGATGTAATCCTAGGAATTCCATGGATACATTCCTTGGGAAGATTCTACCTCGATCACCCCAAATTGGAGTTATGTTTCACTCAAAATGGACAGGAAGTATTAATCCAAGGGTTGCATGATGGCACAACCAGAATGGTAACTTCCAAAAAGATGGAAAGGATTTTTAGACGTAGCCAAGGAGAGTGGGCTGCCCAATGCATGGTACTAGACAAAAATTCAAACCAAGGGGAAGCCATTCATGTTGATATTAAACCCattattaaaaaacataaaaaagtgTTTGAGGATATCCCAAAAGGACTGCCACCCAAGAGAGGATTTGAACACACTATTGAACTTGAAGAAGGTGTAAAACCAGTAATCACCACCCCTTATCACCATCCAAGGGgctataaggaagaaattgagaaagctatCAAAGAGCTTCTAGAAATGGGGCACATTCAACCTAGCTCCAGTCCTTTCGCCTCCTCTGTTGTATTGGTGAAAAAGAAGAATGGGACCATgcggatgtgcattgattatagagcACTCAATAAGAAGACTATAAAGAACCGATACCCTATCCCTAGGGTGGACGAACTTATAGATGAATTACATGGAGCAGtatacttttcaaaaatagatttgagatcGGGATACCATCAGATAAGAGTGAGGAAGGAAGATGTTCCCAAAACAGCTTTTCGATgccactatggccactttgagtttttgGTCCTTCCATTTGGCCTTACAAATGCCCCTGCCaccttccagtcatgcatgaatcaCATCTTCAGGGGACAGTTGAGGAAGTTCTTGTTAGTATTTTTTGACGATATATTGATTTACAGCAAAACTTGGGAAGCACACTTGAGGCACATAGATGAAATATTGGGCCTACTTGAACAACATTCTCTTTTTGCCAAaatgtcaaaatgtgagtttgggatggaagaaATTTTGTATCTTGGTCATAAGATCAGCACCCATGGAGTTAAggtggatgaagaaaaaattgaagccaTCAAAAATTGGCCAAGGCCCTGA